One window from the genome of Breoghania sp. L-A4 encodes:
- a CDS encoding efflux RND transporter periplasmic adaptor subunit: MVVALVVLAAGGAWYWTLARTGDSVRYTTETVVRGDVTVSVTATGTVEPTNQVDISSELSGIVRSVVVNYNDEVSVGQLLATLDTDKLAAEVAHARATLLTKQASLTQARATVQEKSSSVARVRQLVQRNVASQSDLDTAEAEHARALAGVEIANADIDVARASLQIAETNLEKARIVSPINGIVLDRGVDPGQYVASSLQAPVLFTVAEDLRQMELLVDIDEADVGQVVAGQTASFSVDAYPDQTFPAIIRQVRYAPVTADGVVTYQAELTVDNGKLLLRPGMTATSEIIVKSVENGLLVPNAALRFQPPSTESSDDASVSLTSLFRMGPPRIRSASRNARRAASPQVWVLRNGVPVAVDVLTGVTDGQHTEIVGGELAPGDAVIVNSAVNG, encoded by the coding sequence ATGGTCGTGGCGCTGGTGGTACTCGCAGCCGGTGGCGCGTGGTATTGGACGCTGGCCCGGACCGGCGACAGCGTCCGTTACACGACCGAGACGGTCGTCCGGGGTGACGTCACGGTTTCGGTGACCGCGACCGGTACGGTGGAGCCCACCAATCAGGTCGATATTTCGAGCGAATTGTCCGGTATCGTTCGCTCTGTCGTGGTCAACTACAACGATGAGGTAAGCGTGGGCCAGCTTCTGGCAACGCTGGATACAGACAAGCTTGCGGCGGAAGTGGCCCATGCACGCGCCACCCTGCTGACCAAACAGGCGTCGCTTACCCAGGCGCGCGCGACGGTGCAGGAGAAATCGAGCTCGGTTGCCCGTGTGCGCCAGCTCGTGCAGCGCAATGTGGCCTCGCAAAGCGACCTCGACACGGCGGAGGCGGAGCACGCTCGCGCGCTCGCCGGCGTCGAGATCGCCAATGCGGACATCGATGTCGCCAGGGCGAGCCTGCAGATCGCCGAGACCAATCTGGAGAAAGCCCGGATTGTCTCGCCGATCAACGGCATCGTGCTCGATCGCGGCGTCGACCCGGGTCAGTACGTGGCGAGTTCCCTGCAAGCGCCGGTCCTGTTCACGGTCGCGGAGGATCTTCGGCAGATGGAGCTGCTGGTGGATATCGACGAAGCCGATGTGGGGCAGGTGGTTGCCGGTCAGACCGCGTCCTTCTCCGTCGATGCCTATCCGGATCAGACGTTTCCCGCGATCATTCGTCAGGTGCGCTATGCGCCGGTGACTGCCGACGGCGTGGTCACCTATCAGGCGGAGTTGACGGTCGACAACGGTAAGCTGCTGCTGCGTCCCGGCATGACCGCGACGTCCGAGATAATCGTCAAGAGTGTGGAGAATGGTTTGCTGGTGCCGAATGCGGCGCTGCGGTTCCAGCCGCCGAGCACGGAGAGTTCTGACGACGCATCGGTCAGCCTTACCTCACTGTTTCGAATGGGACCGCCTCGGATCCGGTCGGCGAGCCGCAACGCGCGGCGCGCGGCTTCGCCGCAAGTCTGGGTGCTGCGCAATGGCGTCCCGGTGGCTGTCGACGTGCTGACCGGTGTTACCGACGGTCAGCACACCGAGATTGTCGGCGGCGAACTCGCCCCCGGGGATGCGGTGATTGTCAATTCCGCCGTGAATGGCTGA
- a CDS encoding MFS transporter, producing MPLSSPTPPTAMQGSKADWRTPALMLMIMAGAMQLSFAAWWNLMNNFAVHELGFTGREIGIQQTIREIPGFLSFAAIYVLLVMREQTLALISLTLLGVGVAITGYFPSEYGFYATTLLMSLGYHYYETMSQSLSLQWLPKATAAATMGKIISVGAMAQLVAYGVIFLAWKTFDLSFELVFAIAGALTLIVVVFLVVSFPQFREAVPQHKKLILKKRYWLYYALTFMGGARRQIFTVFAGFLMVERFGYHVHEVAALFLVNGVFSMLLAPSIGSLIVRFGERRALTLEYIGLIGIFIAYAFVTNATVAGALYVIDHAFFAIAIAMKTYFQKIADPADIAPTAGVAFTINHIAAVVIPVSFGFIWLISPAAVFLVGAVMACASLGLARLIPRDPAIGHETIWKRANYTPLPAE from the coding sequence ATGCCGCTCAGTTCCCCCACCCCGCCGACCGCCATGCAAGGTTCCAAGGCAGACTGGCGCACACCCGCGCTCATGCTGATGATCATGGCCGGCGCCATGCAGTTGTCGTTCGCCGCCTGGTGGAACCTGATGAACAATTTCGCCGTGCATGAGCTCGGCTTCACCGGCCGCGAGATCGGCATCCAGCAGACCATCCGCGAGATCCCGGGCTTCCTGTCGTTCGCCGCGATATACGTGCTGCTGGTCATGCGCGAGCAGACCCTGGCGCTTATCTCGCTGACGCTGCTCGGCGTCGGCGTGGCGATCACCGGATATTTTCCCTCCGAGTACGGCTTCTACGCCACCACTTTGCTGATGTCGCTCGGCTACCATTACTACGAGACCATGAGCCAGTCGCTGTCTCTGCAGTGGCTGCCGAAAGCGACCGCAGCCGCGACAATGGGCAAGATCATTTCCGTCGGCGCGATGGCGCAACTGGTCGCCTACGGCGTCATCTTCCTGGCATGGAAGACCTTCGACCTGTCGTTCGAACTGGTTTTCGCGATTGCCGGCGCGCTGACGTTGATCGTTGTGGTGTTTCTGGTTGTCAGCTTCCCGCAGTTCCGTGAGGCGGTACCCCAGCACAAGAAGCTGATCCTGAAGAAGCGCTATTGGCTGTATTACGCGCTGACCTTCATGGGCGGCGCGCGTCGTCAGATCTTCACCGTCTTCGCCGGCTTCCTGATGGTCGAGCGCTTCGGTTACCACGTGCATGAAGTCGCCGCCCTGTTCCTGGTCAACGGCGTCTTCTCCATGCTGCTGGCGCCCTCGATCGGCTCGCTGATCGTGCGCTTCGGCGAGCGCCGCGCGCTGACGCTGGAATACATCGGGCTGATCGGCATCTTCATTGCCTACGCCTTCGTCACCAACGCCACTGTCGCCGGCGCGCTTTACGTGATCGACCACGCCTTCTTCGCCATCGCGATCGCCATGAAGACTTATTTCCAGAAGATCGCCGATCCAGCCGACATCGCGCCGACCGCCGGCGTCGCCTTCACGATCAACCACATCGCGGCTGTCGTGATCCCGGTCAGCTTCGGCTTCATCTGGCTGATCTCGCCGGCGGCGGTGTTCCTTGTCGGCGCGGTGATGGCCTGCGCCAGCCTGGGGCTTGCCCGGCTGATCCCTCGCGATCCGGCGATCGGACACGAAACAATCTGGAAGCGTGCCAACTACACGCCCCTGCCGGCCGAATAG
- a CDS encoding universal stress protein has protein sequence MLVAVDPAETDFSKPALAKAAQFSNDYGAVLRLLSVMPFVQGYVSEFLPPDFDEKTLADMRKRLEDIGRGLGLPADKVSVDVRTGGVYHEVLEAAKTFHADLIVVSSHHPGFATYLIGSNAANVVRHADCSVLVVRE, from the coding sequence ATCCTGGTCGCCGTTGACCCCGCCGAAACCGACTTCTCCAAGCCCGCGCTCGCCAAGGCGGCGCAGTTTTCCAACGATTATGGCGCGGTCCTGCGTCTGCTGTCGGTGATGCCCTTTGTGCAGGGCTATGTGTCCGAGTTTCTCCCGCCGGATTTCGACGAGAAGACGCTCGCCGACATGCGCAAGCGGCTTGAGGACATCGGTCGAGGCCTCGGCCTGCCAGCCGACAAGGTCTCTGTCGATGTGCGCACCGGCGGCGTCTATCACGAGGTGCTGGAAGCGGCGAAGACGTTTCACGCGGATCTGATCGTGGTCAGCTCGCATCATCCGGGCTTCGCCACCTACCTGATCGGCTCCAATGCGGCCAACGTCGTCCGCCATGCGGATTGTTCTGTGCTGGTGGTCCGGGAGTAG
- a CDS encoding VWA domain-containing protein yields MFITFFTDLKAAGLPVSLREYLTLMQALEADLAEKRVEDFYYLARLTLVKDESNLDKFDQVFGHTFRGLDLMSDAVEQAEIPEEWLRKLAEKHLSEEEKAQIEALGGWDKLMETLKKRLEEQKGRHQGGSKWIGTAGTSPFGAYGYNPEGIRIGQHESRHRRAVKVWDKREFKDLDSTVELGTRNIKVALKRLRKFARAGAADELDLDNTIKATAHQGWLDVKMRPERRNTVKVLLFFDIGGSMDDHIRVCEELFSAARGEFKIMEYFYFHNCPYEFVWKDNARRHSERIPTWDVLHTYPSDYKLIFVGDAAMSPYEVAYPGGSVEHWNEEPGAVWLERLTKTFEHAVWLNPSPEAHWDYTQSTQMLRQLMDNRMYPLTLEGLDAAMKELVR; encoded by the coding sequence ATGTTCATCACCTTCTTCACCGATCTGAAAGCCGCCGGACTGCCCGTGTCATTGCGCGAGTATCTCACCTTGATGCAGGCGCTCGAGGCCGATCTCGCCGAGAAACGGGTGGAGGATTTCTATTATCTCGCGCGCCTCACCCTGGTGAAGGACGAGAGCAACCTGGACAAGTTCGACCAGGTGTTCGGCCACACGTTCCGGGGCCTGGACCTGATGAGCGACGCCGTCGAACAGGCGGAGATCCCGGAGGAATGGCTGCGCAAGCTGGCCGAAAAACATCTCTCGGAGGAAGAAAAGGCGCAGATTGAGGCGCTGGGCGGCTGGGACAAGCTGATGGAGACGCTGAAAAAGCGTCTCGAGGAGCAAAAAGGCCGCCATCAGGGCGGCAGCAAGTGGATCGGCACCGCCGGAACCTCGCCGTTCGGCGCCTATGGCTACAACCCGGAAGGCATCCGCATCGGCCAGCACGAAAGCCGCCACCGCCGCGCGGTGAAGGTCTGGGACAAACGCGAGTTCAAGGATCTCGACAGCACCGTCGAACTCGGCACCCGCAACATCAAGGTGGCGCTGAAACGGTTGCGCAAGTTCGCCCGCGCGGGCGCGGCAGACGAGCTCGATCTCGACAACACCATCAAGGCCACCGCGCACCAGGGGTGGCTCGACGTGAAGATGCGGCCTGAACGCCGCAACACCGTCAAGGTGCTGCTGTTCTTCGACATCGGCGGCTCGATGGACGATCATATCCGTGTCTGCGAGGAACTGTTCTCAGCCGCCCGCGGCGAATTCAAGATCATGGAGTATTTCTACTTCCACAATTGCCCCTATGAATTCGTCTGGAAGGACAACGCGCGGCGACATTCCGAGCGCATTCCCACATGGGACGTGCTGCACACCTACCCCTCCGACTACAAACTGATCTTCGTCGGCGACGCCGCCATGAGCCCCTATGAGGTCGCCTATCCCGGCGGATCGGTAGAGCACTGGAACGAGGAACCCGGCGCCGTCTGGTTGGAGCGCCTCACCAAGACGTTCGAGCACGCGGTCTGGCTCAATCCCTCGCCTGAAGCGCACTGGGACTACACCCAGTCCACCCAGATGCTCCGTCAGCTGATGGACAACCGCATGTATCCGCTGACACTCGAGGGCCTGGACGCGGCGATGAAGGAACTGGTGCGGTAG
- a CDS encoding helix-turn-helix transcriptional regulator yields MIHPDVFTTTREAVKAPVIAYAGTQEKGSVNTGHSHPQAQLFHIVSGSVTVETRSGSFVVPPERALWMPPRMHHTCTYHQHSTLRYLYFRPELVTHLPKQPAVIRLSPLLRELALAFMAHPREYAEDGPAARLAAVIVDQLAAEPATPLHLPMPHSARLRKAIAGIIADPSSADSVVDVAASAALSQRSFERHFTAETHVSFRAWRKQARLMKAVEWLAQGRAVGEISDALGYEGRAPSSPRFARLSAPRRGAISPIPRHPVVRPRATSHLRFDIAQRGRSLNGGCWLQRRGVDAPCTRKSWSPLTPPKPTSPSPRSPRRRSFPTIMARSCVCCR; encoded by the coding sequence ATGATCCATCCCGATGTGTTCACCACCACCCGCGAGGCCGTGAAGGCGCCGGTGATCGCCTATGCCGGAACCCAGGAGAAGGGATCGGTCAACACCGGTCACAGCCACCCCCAGGCGCAGCTTTTCCATATCGTTTCAGGGTCGGTGACGGTGGAAACGCGCAGCGGCAGCTTCGTGGTGCCGCCGGAGAGGGCGCTGTGGATGCCCCCGCGCATGCATCACACCTGCACCTATCACCAGCACTCCACGCTGCGGTATCTGTATTTCCGTCCCGAGCTGGTCACGCATTTGCCGAAGCAGCCGGCCGTCATCCGGCTGTCTCCGTTGTTGCGGGAACTGGCGCTGGCCTTCATGGCCCATCCGAGGGAATACGCCGAAGACGGGCCGGCGGCGCGCCTGGCGGCCGTCATTGTCGATCAACTGGCGGCGGAACCCGCGACGCCGCTGCATCTGCCGATGCCGCATTCGGCGCGGCTGCGCAAGGCGATCGCCGGAATCATCGCCGATCCGTCGAGCGCCGACAGTGTTGTCGACGTTGCGGCGTCCGCGGCTCTGTCGCAACGCTCGTTTGAGCGGCATTTCACGGCGGAAACGCATGTTTCGTTCCGCGCCTGGCGCAAGCAGGCGCGCTTGATGAAGGCGGTGGAATGGCTGGCGCAGGGCCGTGCCGTCGGCGAGATATCCGATGCTTTGGGCTACGAGGGCCGAGCGCCTTCATCGCCACGTTTCGCAAGGCTTTCGGCACCACGCCGGGGCGCTATTTCGCCAATACCGCGTCATCCGGTCGTCCGGCCACGCGCGACGTCGCACCTGCGGTTTGACATTGCTCAACGCGGACGCTCGTTGAATGGCGGATGCTGGCTCCAACGAAGAGGAGTGGATGCGCCATGTACAAGAAAATCCTGGTCGCCGTTGACCCCGCCGAAACCGACTTCTCCAAGCCCGCGCTCGCCAAGGCGGCGCAGTTTTCCAACGATTATGGCGCGGTCCTGCGTCTGCTGTCGGTGA
- a CDS encoding 2Fe-2S iron-sulfur cluster-binding protein, with protein MPKITFVSADGAERTDIDAASGSTVMENAIKNMIPGIEAECGGACACATCHVYVDDAWAEKVGSPEPMEEDMLDFAYDVKPTSRLSCQIKVTDELDGLVVQVPERQA; from the coding sequence ATGCCCAAAATCACATTTGTCAGCGCCGATGGCGCCGAGCGGACGGACATTGACGCCGCCTCCGGTTCGACCGTCATGGAAAACGCCATCAAGAACATGATCCCGGGCATTGAGGCCGAATGCGGCGGCGCCTGCGCTTGCGCGACGTGTCATGTCTATGTGGACGACGCCTGGGCGGAGAAGGTCGGATCGCCGGAGCCGATGGAAGAAGACATGCTCGACTTCGCCTATGACGTGAAGCCGACCTCGCGCCTGTCGTGCCAGATCAAGGTGACCGACGAACTCGACGGTCTCGTCGTCCAGGTGCCCGAGCGCCAGGCCTGA
- a CDS encoding ABC transporter permease, with amino-acid sequence MWWETVKLAFKAIRRNTMRSVLTVLGIVIGVAAVIAMVSIGRSTTAQVTESLSKLGTNLLVVRPGEDQRGPGGVRSDAKPFDRFDVAVLKAQLYSVKAVSANVTTSGIAVVGNENRTTSIRGTDNDYLITQDWSLARGRTFLDSELRAGRPVCIIGETINRELFAGADPIGERIRLKAVSCEVIGVLEAKGESSFGQDQDNTVIMPLRTVQRRILGKTDIEMIYVSAADGVDTGTVQTDIEALLRERRKIAPGKDDDFNVRDMKQIVSTMTATTTLMTGLLGAVAAVSLLVGGIGIMNIMLVSVTERTREIGIRLAIGALERQVLMQFLVEAVVLSLFGGVIGILAGIGLAFIAVRLMEMPFVLDGTTILIAFVFSAFIGVIFGYFPARQAARLNPIEALRHE; translated from the coding sequence ATGTGGTGGGAAACCGTCAAGCTCGCCTTCAAGGCGATTCGCCGCAACACGATGCGCTCCGTGCTGACCGTGCTCGGAATCGTGATCGGCGTCGCGGCTGTCATCGCGATGGTTTCGATCGGCCGCAGCACAACGGCGCAGGTTACCGAAAGCCTGTCCAAGCTGGGCACCAACCTGCTGGTGGTGCGCCCGGGCGAGGACCAGCGTGGGCCCGGTGGCGTGCGTTCCGACGCCAAGCCCTTTGATCGTTTCGATGTGGCCGTGCTGAAGGCGCAGCTCTACAGCGTCAAGGCGGTATCGGCGAATGTGACCACCAGCGGCATCGCGGTGGTTGGCAACGAGAATCGCACCACGTCAATCCGCGGCACTGACAATGACTACCTGATCACCCAGGACTGGTCCCTGGCGCGCGGGCGCACGTTCCTTGACAGCGAACTCAGGGCCGGCCGGCCGGTCTGCATTATCGGCGAGACCATCAATCGGGAGCTGTTCGCCGGCGCTGACCCGATCGGCGAGCGCATCCGGCTGAAGGCGGTTTCCTGCGAGGTGATCGGGGTGCTGGAGGCAAAGGGCGAGTCGAGTTTCGGCCAGGACCAGGACAACACGGTCATCATGCCGTTGCGCACGGTGCAGCGTCGGATTCTCGGCAAAACCGACATCGAGATGATCTATGTGTCTGCGGCTGACGGCGTCGATACGGGCACGGTTCAGACTGACATCGAGGCCCTGCTGCGTGAGCGCCGGAAGATCGCGCCGGGCAAGGACGATGATTTCAACGTGCGCGACATGAAGCAGATCGTCTCGACCATGACCGCGACGACGACATTGATGACCGGACTGCTCGGCGCGGTCGCCGCCGTCAGTCTTCTCGTCGGCGGTATCGGCATCATGAACATCATGCTTGTGTCCGTGACCGAGCGCACGCGGGAGATCGGTATCAGGCTGGCCATCGGTGCGCTGGAGCGGCAGGTGCTGATGCAGTTCCTGGTCGAGGCGGTCGTGCTGTCGCTGTTTGGCGGGGTCATTGGGATTCTGGCCGGGATCGGGCTCGCGTTTATCGCCGTCAGGTTGATGGAGATGCCCTTTGTGCTCGACGGGACGACGATTCTGATTGCCTTCGTGTTTTCTGCCTTTATCGGCGTGATCTTCGGCTACTTCCCCGCCCGGCAGGCCGCGCGCCTCAATCCGATCGAGGCGCTGCGGCACGAGTAG
- a CDS encoding ABC transporter ATP-binding protein, protein MSLPSEAEDTPLVQFERVSKVYGAGETAVHALDAVDLAIHRGEFVAIMGPSGSGKSTAMNILGCLDTPSAGTYLFDGADVSTLSRDQRALLRRHFIGFVFQGFNLLARSSALENVELPLIYRGMKVEQRRARAFKALDQVGLAGREGHTPAQLSGGQQQRVAIARAIVTDPVLLLADEPTGNLDTARSREIMELLVSLNEERGITIAMVTHELEMAAFARRAIHFVDGRVARDTINAEMA, encoded by the coding sequence ATGTCGCTTCCCTCGGAAGCTGAGGACACGCCGCTCGTTCAGTTCGAGCGCGTGAGCAAGGTCTATGGCGCTGGCGAGACCGCCGTGCATGCGCTGGATGCCGTTGACCTCGCCATCCATCGCGGCGAATTCGTCGCCATCATGGGTCCGTCCGGTTCGGGCAAATCGACGGCGATGAACATTCTTGGGTGTCTCGATACGCCCAGTGCGGGGACCTATCTGTTCGATGGTGCCGATGTGAGCACTCTGTCGCGCGATCAGCGCGCGCTGCTGCGGCGCCATTTCATCGGTTTCGTGTTCCAGGGGTTCAATCTGCTCGCCCGCTCGAGCGCTCTGGAAAATGTCGAACTCCCCCTGATCTATCGAGGTATGAAGGTGGAGCAGCGCCGCGCGCGCGCCTTCAAGGCGCTCGACCAGGTCGGTCTCGCCGGCCGCGAAGGGCATACGCCGGCCCAGTTGTCAGGCGGACAACAGCAGCGCGTTGCGATCGCGCGCGCCATTGTTACCGATCCGGTGCTGCTTCTTGCCGATGAACCCACCGGCAATCTCGACACCGCCCGCAGCCGCGAGATCATGGAATTGCTGGTGAGCCTGAATGAGGAGCGTGGCATTACCATTGCCATGGTGACGCACGAACTGGAGATGGCCGCTTTCGCCCGGCGTGCCATTCATTTTGTCGATGGCCGTGTCGCACGCGATACCATCAACGCGGAGATGGCGTGA